The window ATGCCTCCGGCGATAACGGCACGTGTAATGCCACGACGAACCCTTCGGGCTGTCAGGGTAATGCCAACACGTTTGAGAACCTCTATCCGACCAACCATATCGTCATGGGCTATGCCGACCGTATGGCCTGGCGGAACATGGTTGGGTATAGCGGAAGCGTGCAGTTGAATCCGACTCAGCAGAGCCACTTGGAAACCCGGTACTGGGTCTTCCGGAAGGCGAACCAGAACGATTGCTGGTACACGGCGTCACAAGCCTGCCAGTCATCAGCGTCCACGACGTCCAATTCACTCTATAAGGAATTGGATGTGATCTACACCCTGTTCTTCAAGGGCAACAAGGTGGCCTGGCAGACCGGCTACTCCTACCTTTGGGCCGGCAAGGGCATGGATCAGATCGTGGTGGCTTCGGGTAATGGTCCGTCAGCGTTGAACTCGCAGTGGATGTACACCCAGTTGCAAGTCAATTTCTAAGAAGCTGACAAGCGGCATAGGGCTCGGGGCGAGAGGATCTCTCGCCCCAGCTGGATGATGAAACCCCGCCGAGGGCGATCCCCTCGGCGGGGTTTTTCTTTGCCCTCCGCCGCACACGCGCAATCCCATTCCTCCCTTTGTCTCTTCTGACGAACGCCTATGGATAGCCTGATGCCTTGGACTATCATATGTTGACCATGATCGTTGACCATGGTAGCTTGATGCCATGGGTACACAGCGAAAACGTTCTGAGATGGAAGAGATTTCGATCTCGCAATTCAAGGCTACCTGTTTGGCCGTACTTGATCGTGTGAAACGGACCAATAAGTCCATTCTCGTGCTCCGTAAAGGAGAACCGATTGCGCAAGTCACGCCGCCACCCCCTCCGGTCAAGCAACAGGCATGGCTTGGGTCACTCTCGGATACCGGCAAGATTCTTGGAGATATTATCACTCCGGTGTCCCCGCCTGAGGAGTGGGAAGCCTATCGAGCATGAAGTTATTGCTCGATACCCATGTGTTTCTGTGGAGTGTTCTTGACCCCGATCAACTTGCCACGGAGATTCGAGCCGAATTAGAAAGCCCGGCTCATGAGTTGTGGCTCTCGCCCATCACGTTGTGGGAAGTGCATCTCTTGGCGGAGAAGGGGCGCATCCTTCTCAAGCCGGATGCGCCACGATGGATTCAACATGTCCTCGAATCCATCCCGTTTCATGAGGCTGCTGTCACGCATGCCGTGGCTTTGATGAGTCGGCACATCGATCTGGCTCACCAAGATCCCGCCGATCGGTTTCTTGCGGCGACGGCCGCAATCTATGAGCTGACGCTTGTCACGGCGGATGAACGCCTCTTGCACTCGCATCAGTTCAAGACTCTGGCTGCGCGGTAAGGGGGACGAGGCGCAATTTAGAAGATCGGGAGAAGATCAGAAATGATCAGCGGCTGACATGGCCAAGCGGGATCGATTGCACGCCCACGGTCGGGGGGAGTGCGGGCACGGTGACGGCACTGCCTCTGAGAGAGCGGAGCCACTCGCCGAGGGTCACGACGCCATCGTGGTCAAGATCGGCCTCCCCTGCCAGGCCTGAGAGCAGGCCCTGAAGCTGGGGCGCTGCGCCGGTCGATCTGGCAATCTGAATCACCGTGGCGGTGGACGGTCCAGATGCCCCGGCTAGATCGGCGGCCCAGTTGGGCGCCACGGGTTTCGCTTTCCCGTCTTTCGGCAGTGCGGCTCCCGTCAAGGGCGTATCAAGCACAGCGAGGGCCAGCTTGGCGCCCAGTTTCTGTACGCGGCTTTGCAGCCAGCGCAGCGAGATGAGCCTGGTGCGCGACGAAGCCGGTGTCCCGTCGTAGGGAATAAGCGAGATCTCGCCGGTTTTCGGGTCGGCCAGAGCCTGGCCGCTGAAATAGAACAACACGATCGAGTCCTTGTTGACCCGCTTGGGGAGCCAGGAGGTCAGGGCTTCTTCGATGTCCTCTTGGGACGCCAGTTCGTCTTGCAGCAGCAGGGTGTGATTCTCAGGCACCTGGAGCGAATGGTTGAGGAGGGACAGGGTGCCCTTGCTGTCGAAGGCAAGGCCCTCCCGCCAGCCGGCCCAGGGAGTCCGGTAGAGGCCCACGCCCACGACCACGGCGTAACGATCGGCCTCGTGGGTGCTCGCGGCAGGAGGTTGGACTGAGAGGGCAGGCGCTGCGGGAGGAGCTGCCACCGGCGCCGGATTTATGATTGGAGCCGAGGCCGTGGCGGCAGGGGGCGCTGCCGGAACTTGATTGGACGCGACCTGCGTGACCGTGCCGGCCTGTGTCTTGGCGACGAGCTGTGCGACATACTGGGGAAACTGGTCGGCGAGCTGTTCCGTGGCGGTCTTCATGACGTCATCTAAACTTTGCGTGGCACATCGGCTGCTTCCGCCGAATAGCGGAGTCCAGATACTGGCGGCTTCCGAATAGGTGAGCGGCGCGTCTGGCAGCGGATTCCCCTGAGGATCGTAAAAGATGGCGATGAGCTGGATATCGACCTGTGCGACATACCGGTCGTCCGCGCCGGTGCGCGTTTTGGCTGTCAGGGATTGGTGCAGAAGCTTGATGGTGGCGGTGATGGGAATGGCGCCCGGCGCGGAGACCGGCGCGGGGGCTCCCGTTGTGTCCGCGATGGACATCTGGGCAAACCGGACCCGGCCTGTCTCGTGAAAGGCTTGGACGAGGGCGTCTCCCAGCTTTCCTTTCCAGGCAACGTCAGCACAGGCCTGGTGTTCCAGGATGGCTGTTCGCACGGAGGGGTCGAAACTCAGGGCGACGGACGCGGGGATAAGCGGTTGCGATTGCCGCGCTGGCGCATCGGAGAGGCGTGGGGCTTTAAAATTGCTGCATGCGGCCGTGACGCAGACGATGGCCCCTACAAGGGTTGTCAGGAGCAAGGGGGCAGGCCGCATCAACATCGGAATAAGATACCCGATCGTGTGGATGGATACAACGAGGATATTGGCTCAACCCCCTGGCTGGACCCGATCCGGCTCAGCCCAGCTTGACTGTTTGGTGAGGGGAGGAGGATGATTCATTTCGATGTCATCCTGAGTCTTTCACCGGGAGGTCGGCTATGGCGCTCGTGCGAGTAATGACCGCTGTGCTGTCGTGCAGTGCCTTCTTGTTTGCCGGGTGCAGTCAGCAGCCGCTCTCGCGCATCAGTCACTATGTGGGCGGCTCCGGTGAGCAGGCGCCTCTGGCGGTCTCTGTTCAACCGGCCTCAGTAAGCAGCCCGATCATGGCCGGGCTGTTGGTGATCAATGACACGTCCGCCGCAGGACCCGCCACTGCCTTATCCGATCGGGCCAAGGCTTTTCTCACGCATCAGGTCCGCGAGCGAGTCGAAGGAGCGACGCCGATTCATATTGCCCAGGTGCTTGCGGCGAATGGTTCCGCGCAGCCGCAAGGGCCGGACGCGCTGGTCAAGCTGGCGCGGGAGCAAGGGCTGACGCATCTCTTGGTCGCGCTCTTCTCCAGTGCCGAGTCCGAAGTGCCTATGTACCTTCCCCTCACGGGCGATCCGGAGCAGGGGGGCTCGCGTCCGGGGGTGCCGGGCTATGAAGCGGTCAATTATGCGCTGGCTGAATTGGCCTTGCTCGACACGGCGAGCGGGCAGGTCATCGCCCGGTCCGATGGACGGGCCTGGGCCAGGCTCAACCGGTTGAATGTGCCGATGGCGTCGAACGCCTACCCGGTGATTCATCGCTCGCTTCGCCCGGCGCCTATTTACCCGCCGGCCGCCGATGCCAAGGACGTCTTGCGCAGCCTGGCCGCCGATGAGGCCTTAGAGCAGGCCGCTTCCAAGCTGCAAGAGGCCTGGCCAAAATCCTGATGCGCCTTCGCGGCCGCTCTCTCCATACGGACGCAGCCTGTCTTGTCCTTGACCTGGCCGGAGGCTCTCCACTATCCTGCCTCATCTGATCGAGGAGCCCCTCTCACGGCTGGAGGTATCTATGCGCTGGTTTCATGTCCTGTTGGTGTTGTTGCTGGCGACTGCGTGGACGGCCTGTTCATCGACCCGCTGGGTGCATCCGACCAAGAAAGAGGAGTTTCTGACCTACGACTGGAATCAATGCGAGCGCGACTGGCTCAATCTGATGGCCACGAATCCTGGCATTGCGGGAATGGCTGATAATCAAGCGCTCACGCGGCAGCGAATAGACCGCTGTCTGCAGAAAAAAGGCTGGCGGAAAATCGAGGAGGAGTAATTAAGAATATAGAAGGCGATTGCTGAAAGCCGAACTCATTTCCCCTCCTTCGTAAGGAGGGGTGAGGGGAGGTCGAGGCTGTCGCCAGCCATGAGAGGCTTGTGTGTTCGTGCGCGGCGTGGTTGCTGTGAGCCTCTACCCCTCCGTGCCTCCCCTTACAAAGGGGAGGACAGAACGGACATGGATCGCCGATGGCCGGTTGCCGATAGCTTTCTTTCTCCCTGCTCCTCTATACTTCCTGCGCAGTCATCGGTTTCATGCCAATCTGTAATGCCCCGTGGACCATCTCACTCGACAACTCAAAACACAGTTCAGCTTTGCGGAATTCCGGCCCGGCCAGCTTGAGGTGATTCAAGCGGTGCTGGCCCGGCGCGACGCGCTGGCGGTCATGCCGACCGGCCAGGGGAAATCGCTTTGCTATCAATTGCCCGCCACGCTGCTGCCGGGGTTGACGCTGGTTGTGTCCCCGTTGATTGCTTTGATGCAGGATCAGGTCGAGAGTCTGAAGCAGCGGCAGATCGCCGCCGCCGCCTTTCACTCCGGCCTATCCGAGCCGGAGCGCGACAAGGTAATGCAAGCGTTGCATTTGCAACGGCTGAAGCTCCTGTATGTGGCGCCGGAACGGATGCAGCATGAGGGATTTCTCCGGATCCTGCGCTCCTGCCTCATTTCGCTGCTGGTGGTGGATGAAGCGCACTGCATCTCGCAATGGGGGCACGATTTCAGGCCCGATTACATGAAGATCGGCCGCCTGCGCCGGGAACTCAATCAGCCGCCTTGTCTGGCGCTGACGGCGACGGCCACGACGCGTGTGCAGGCCGATGTATGTGAACGGCTGGCCCTGCGCGATCCGCTGAAGCTGGTGACGGGGTTCCGCCGGACGAATCTGGCCCTGTCCGTCCGCCCCTGCCAATCCATGCCTGACAAGCTGGGCGCGCTGCAGCGGCTGGTCCGCGCCTGTGAAACCGGCACGATCCTGGTCTATTGCGCCACCCGCCGGACGGTGGAGGAAGTGGCGAGCTGGCTGGGGCAGTCGCAGCCCTCGGTCGGCTATTACCATGCGGGCCTGTCCGATGACGAGCGGCGGCTGGTGCATGACGATTTTCGCCGGGGGGTGCTGCGCATTCTGGTGGCGACGAACGCCTTCGGCATGGGTATCGACAAGCCGGATGTGCGCCTCGTGGTCCATTTCGATATTCCCGGCAGTGTGGAAGCCTATTACCAAGAGGCCGGGCGGGCTGGGCGCGACGGATTGCCTGCCGCCTGCGTGGTGCTCTTCCACGAGCGGGATCTGGCGACGCAGGAGTATTTCATTCAGCAGGCGGGGAAAGATCCGTCGAGCGCCGACCGGGCGGAGCGCATGCGGACGTTGTTACAAGAGATGCTCGCCTATGTTGCGGTGCCGACGTGCCGCCAGCTCGCGATTCTGGATTACTTCAGCGATGAGGAAGAGCGGGCGCTGGGTCCCTGCGGTCTGTGCGACCGGTGTGCGACCGGCCAGCCGGCTGAGCCGGCGTTGATGGCGGATGATCAGGCCTGCGCGAAGGCGATTCTGGAGACGGTGTCCTGGTGCGAGGGGCGGTTCGGCGTCAGCCGCCTCGTTGAAATTTTGCGCGGGAGCCGCTCGAAGGCGATGGCCTCCTCTGGCGCCGAGCACTGCCCGACCTATGGCAGTTGCCGCGATCGTTCGAAGGTGGCGATGACGCGTCTGGTCAAAGAGCTGATCGACTCAGGTCATCTGGCCGTCGAAGGGCAGGAGTACCCCACGCTGGATCTCTCCCGTCTTGGGCGTGAGGCCTTGAAGGGAATTGGCACGATCACCGTTCCGCCGTCCGATCCGGCGCAGCCTGTTTCACGGGCGAGCAAGCCGTCCGGCGAACGGCCCAAGACCATGGTCCTGCTCCGCGCCTCTCCCGGCGATGCCCAGCTCTATGAACGATTGCGTCAGTTGCGGACGGCCCTTGCGGAGGAAGAAGGGGTGGCGCCCTTTGTGATTTTCCACGACAAGACGCTGCGCACGATCGCCAGCCATAAGCCGCTGACGGCGGCGGCCTTGCTGGAGATTCCCGGCATCGGCGACGTGAAAGTCGAACGGTACGGCCGCCGGGTGCTGGAGATTGTGAAAGGGGAATAGGAACGCTCTCAGCCGTCAGCGTTCAGCTCTCTTTTCTAACCCCTCCTTCGTAAGGAGGGGCTAGGGGAGGTCGAGTCTTTCCGTGCGGGGCCGCTGAAGTCGAGTTTATTGCAATGCGCTTGAGTAAGTCATTGAGGACACCGTCAAGGTTGCTGACCACGTCATGGTTCTGATAGCGAACGACTTGCAGCCCGAGCGACTCAAGATAGCGATCGCGCTGCTGATCTTTTTGAATCTGCTCGGCATCGGCATGATTGTCCCCGTCGATTTCGATGACGAGCGCCTGTTCTGGGCAGAAGAAGTCTACAATGTATGGGCCAATCCCATGCTGACGTCGGAACTTGAGCCCCTGAACTTGTCGTGCCCGCAGCTTCCACCATACCTGCTGCTCTGGACCGGTCATGGTAGAGCGTAGTTTTCGCTTGAGGCCAAGATAGTCTGCTTGTCCGCGTTTGGCTCTCGGCATGACGCATTACCTCTCGGTCTTCTCTACCCCTCCTATCCTCCCCTTACAAAGGGGAGGTATTTCCTGAAAACTAATCGCTGAAGGCTGATGGATGACAGCTACTTTAGATTCCCCGCCTTGGCAAACCGCTCCTGAAGCTCCTGGTAGGTCTGTGTCACCGGGAATTGCGGGAATTCTTTGGGCAGATGATCGGGCGGTCTGAAGAAGAAGCCGGCGTCGGCTTCGCCGAGCATGGCGGTGTCGTTGTACGCGTCGCCCGCGGCCATGGTGAAGAAGTTCAGGCTCTTGAAGGCGGCGACGGAATGTTTCTTCTGATTCGGCATCCGCATATGGTGGGCGAGAATGTTCCCGCTGCCGTTGATTTCGAGCTGATTGCAGAACAAGGTGGGATAGCCCAGCTGGCGCATGAGCGGCAGGGCGAATTGATAGAAGGTGTCGGAGAGAATGATGACCTGGCAGCGCTCGCGCAGCCAGGTGACGAACTCCGGCGCGCCTTCCAGCGGGCCCATCTTTCCGATGACGTCCTGGATGTCGGCAATGGTCAGCTTGTGCTCGTCAAGAATGGCCAGCCGGCGCTTCATCAGCTTGTCGTAGTCCGGCATTTCACGCGTGGTGATTTTCAGTTCTTCGATGCCGGTCTTCAGCGCGACGTTGATCCAGATTTCCGGCACGAGCACGCCTTCCAGGTCCAAACAGGCAATGACAGGCTTCTGCATGTTGTCTCCCTCTGTTGCGAGTTGAAAAATGTCTGGCAAGTGGCGAGGGGCACGAGGCTAGGGGTGAGGAGCGTGTTCCGACTATTTGCCATCGGCCCCTTGCCTCTCGCCTCGTGCTTCTTGCCCTTGTTGAAAGGCCTGGCTCAGAAACCGCCAGACTTTGTCGAGCGCGCGGTCGAGCAGCTGGGTGCCCTGCCAGCGGGGCTGATTCTCTTCGTGATGGCGTTCGGCCCAGTCCAATGCCGTTGCCAGGGGAATGAGCCGTGGCGGCGTGCCGGTCAACTCGCCCCATAGCAGGCTCAGGGCCGGCCCGATCCGCACCGGGACCGGGATGGGTTGAACCGCATTCGCCACGAGGTCTTGGCACCATTCGGCCGGTGAGGTGACCAGGAGCTCACGGCAGGCGGCCGGCCGCTGCTCATAGATGGAGCAGACTTCCTGCTCCAGAAATGGGCAGGGCAGCTTGAGCGCGTAGTAGGCCCGATTGACCGGCTCCAGCGCGGCGTCATCCGGCGGGTTGGCCGATTCTCCCATTGCCAGCAAGTCGTTCCAGAGTCCCTGGGCCAGCAGCGCCGTCCTGGTGATGGCCAATCGCTGTGTGAGGCGCGCGCGTTCCTCGTCCGGCAAGGTGTGCACATAGGCGCGGAGGGCAAAGGCTTCCGGAGCCGAGACGGGCACGAGCATGCGGCAGCAGGCGGCACAGCCTTTTTTGCAGGAGATCGTGCTCCCGGCCGCGATGAGCTGCTGTTCTTCCAGCCCCTGCGCTTCTTCTCCCAACCGGCGCATCAACGGCACAATGGCCGAAACCGGCACGAAGCCGGTCGGGACCTCGACGGTGCTGGTGAGCCGTCCGGCTGGTGTGTTCAGGGCAATGTCGTATTGTTCGGTCATCGTACTTCGTACTCAGGCCAGGGGTGCGGGGCACGTGGCTAGAGAGGATAACACCTGCTGGATTGCATTCGGCCGTATTCTATCTCCGAGCTCTCGCCTCGCGCCCCTGGCCTCTTGCCAGCAGGGACCGCTCGCCGCGCATTAGCGGCATCATAGAGAACCGTTTGCGCGATGGTCAACCGACGGGCTCTCTTGCCCCGGCCATCCGGAATCCCGATAATGCGGCAGGGGGAAGGCGAACCATGTTGTCGGGTCATGTGATCGG is drawn from Nitrospira sp. and contains these coding sequences:
- a CDS encoding YkgJ family cysteine cluster protein, with the translated sequence MTEQYDIALNTPAGRLTSTVEVPTGFVPVSAIVPLMRRLGEEAQGLEEQQLIAAGSTISCKKGCAACCRMLVPVSAPEAFALRAYVHTLPDEERARLTQRLAITRTALLAQGLWNDLLAMGESANPPDDAALEPVNRAYYALKLPCPFLEQEVCSIYEQRPAACRELLVTSPAEWCQDLVANAVQPIPVPVRIGPALSLLWGELTGTPPRLIPLATALDWAERHHEENQPRWQGTQLLDRALDKVWRFLSQAFQQGQEARGERQGADGK
- the thrH gene encoding bifunctional phosphoserine phosphatase/homoserine phosphotransferase ThrH; the protein is MQKPVIACLDLEGVLVPEIWINVALKTGIEELKITTREMPDYDKLMKRRLAILDEHKLTIADIQDVIGKMGPLEGAPEFVTWLRERCQVIILSDTFYQFALPLMRQLGYPTLFCNQLEINGSGNILAHHMRMPNQKKHSVAAFKSLNFFTMAAGDAYNDTAMLGEADAGFFFRPPDHLPKEFPQFPVTQTYQELQERFAKAGNLK
- a CDS encoding ATP-dependent DNA helicase RecQ, whose amino-acid sequence is MDHLTRQLKTQFSFAEFRPGQLEVIQAVLARRDALAVMPTGQGKSLCYQLPATLLPGLTLVVSPLIALMQDQVESLKQRQIAAAAFHSGLSEPERDKVMQALHLQRLKLLYVAPERMQHEGFLRILRSCLISLLVVDEAHCISQWGHDFRPDYMKIGRLRRELNQPPCLALTATATTRVQADVCERLALRDPLKLVTGFRRTNLALSVRPCQSMPDKLGALQRLVRACETGTILVYCATRRTVEEVASWLGQSQPSVGYYHAGLSDDERRLVHDDFRRGVLRILVATNAFGMGIDKPDVRLVVHFDIPGSVEAYYQEAGRAGRDGLPAACVVLFHERDLATQEYFIQQAGKDPSSADRAERMRTLLQEMLAYVAVPTCRQLAILDYFSDEEERALGPCGLCDRCATGQPAEPALMADDQACAKAILETVSWCEGRFGVSRLVEILRGSRSKAMASSGAEHCPTYGSCRDRSKVAMTRLVKELIDSGHLAVEGQEYPTLDLSRLGREALKGIGTITVPPSDPAQPVSRASKPSGERPKTMVLLRASPGDAQLYERLRQLRTALAEEEGVAPFVIFHDKTLRTIASHKPLTAAALLEIPGIGDVKVERYGRRVLEIVKGE
- a CDS encoding type II toxin-antitoxin system VapC family toxin, whose protein sequence is MKLLLDTHVFLWSVLDPDQLATEIRAELESPAHELWLSPITLWEVHLLAEKGRILLKPDAPRWIQHVLESIPFHEAAVTHAVALMSRHIDLAHQDPADRFLAATAAIYELTLVTADERLLHSHQFKTLAAR